The Aedes aegypti strain LVP_AGWG chromosome 1, AaegL5.0 Primary Assembly, whole genome shotgun sequence sequence CTCACACAAGTCCATTTGACAACATTCATCGTCGTTCGTAAATGTTAGATCGAGGAAACGATTGTTTTGATTCGGAATACCACACACTTGAACCAGTGCACAGGCAGTCAGTTCATCAACAATAACAGTTTCCTCCGGTGTGCGGACTTGCAGTGGTAAGAGATGCAGATCGTTTTCGTTCTCACGGTACCAAATGGTGTTTTTCAGATTAAAGTCACCAATTACAATAACTTTGCTTTCAGGGCTTGCTGTATCGACCAGTTTACGAACGCTGTCGCAGTGTGACGAGTATCGTGCTAGACTCGCATCGGGAGGTAAGTAAATGCAACACAAGATGATGTCGGTCTTTCCAATGGAGATTCTTACTGAGACTTCTTCATTGCAGGATGACTCATTAATAATACAACTCGGAAGAGTGGCTCTTACGGAGATGAGAACACCCCCTCCGGATGGCTTATCGGCATTCAACGGCGAACGATCACATCGGTAGGTAACAAATGATTCATGAAATATCATTCCATTCGTTATTGACGCATCCAAATTCGTTTCACAGAATACGTAAACATCGTAGTCATTCTCGACGGACGACAAGAAAACGGACTGCAGTCGGCCGCTACTACGGATACTGTTCATGTTCTGGTAGTATATGCGTATTTCGTCGACAGAGTGGACATTATAATCATTTTTCCTTACAGGCTTTCGAGCGGGAGACGGGATCGGAGAGTGTAAAGTCGGTGATATTGGCGCAAATGAATGACTAGAGCTAAGGTTCGAAACGAAAGACATCAGGGCGAGCCGACCGCGAGAATTCAAATTCTCGGAAATATATTCCTTTTTGCCACGACGTGGCCAACAGTGCCTTTTCTCTCAAATCCATCTCAATTCCCACCTTGAAGGAAACGAACGAAAGATCCTCAATTCTTCGTCCCTTCGGAACAAGTTTTACCACTTGCACATCTGATTCAGTCTCCAAATTACGTTTCACTAATCGAACAATATCATCGGTAGTAGCTTTAGGAGCGAATTGCGAAAGATATAACCAACATTTTTGCACTTGGCTTGCCAAGGGCACCACTATGCTCGGATCATCATCTTTACTTCCTACCTGTTCATCACGTGTAGATAGCCTAGTTACAGAGCTACTACCATCGGTTCTGTTCCGTTTGGCAAGTTGAGATGAAAAATGGAATTCACCCACGCGTTTAGGAGTGCGTGGTGTCAGGCTAAGTATTGAGTTGATTTTCGCTGTATTTTGCTTAATCTCAGATCTTAGCTCTTCCAACACTTTGTTTTGCTGCACTTCAAGGTGTAGCATAGCCTCATTCGTGGATGCAATAGCCTGTCGAAACGTTGCGTTTTTCATCATCTTCGTGCAAGCCGAGCACATCCAGTACAGCTGAGAGTTGGACTGGATCACTGTGCGAATCTCCGGACTGAGGTGTACACATCGGAGATGGAAGGTTGACTTGCAGAAACCTTTACAGACGATCTCTTCTTCTTGGACGAGATCGTTACTGCATGCAAAACAACAGGAAGCCATTGTTGTGGTGAAATCCACGATTTTCAAATATACGAGGTAATTCCACGTCGATTCTGAACGAAGTACAAAATAAATACGATGCCAAACGCGTCGAAAACTACGAAATTATGGGATCGCAATTAGGTACACAAACGTAAACAAATTTAGACGTTGACAGCAGCGAACGAGAAATCAATGCCGTATGCAGTTGAAGACAGTGAAGATTTGAAGGTTCCGTTGATGATTCCGACAGTGTACCCAGCCGAGAAAGATGATCAGGAAGCCGAACTGGAAGCGGTAGTTTCTTTTCCAAGCGATGATGAAGATTCGGTTGAcctggaggaacttcctgaagagcAGCTTGAAAATCCTGGGGCACTCCCTTCACAAACAAAAGGTGATGACTGTTTAGAGTCTAACACTAGGCGCAGTGAACGGGAGCGCAAGCTCCCAGGTAAGTTCTTTGACTTTTTGACTGGGTTCAGAGCAACGTCTGCTGGGAATCTTTCACCATCCTCAGATCCCCCGGAATCGTTTGATGAAATCAAAGCGCGAGATGACAGACAGCTGTGGCTGGATGCAGTGGACGAAGAGCTTAAATCCATGGCAGCCAACAAGGTATGGAAACTGGTTCCATGCCCAGCCGGTGTGAAACCCCTTCAGGCGAAGTGGGTATTCCGTAACAAGGAGGATGAGAACGGCAACCCCGTGCGCCGTAAAGCGAGACTGGTCGTCAAGGGTTTTCTACAGAAACCTGGCCTGGACTACAACGACACCTATGCACCTGTTGCGAAGCTAACGACAATTCGGATCGTGCTGGCTGTTGGTGTTCAAAAAGGGTTTCATTTCCACCAAATGGATGTAAAGACGGCGTTTCTTCACGGAGAACttcaaaaagaaatatacatgGCGGTTCCAGATGGTTTGCCAGCGCGACCAGGCAAGGTATGCCGTCTGATGAAATCGTTATACGGACTGAAGCAATCCCCTAGACGTTGGAACGAGAAATTCAATCAAGCGCTCCTGAAATTAGGCTTTGTTCGTTCCAAGCACGATTATTGCCTATACACCCGTACCGACGAGAGGGGGGAAGATGCCGTGTTCGTCGTACTGTATGTTGATGATCTCCTCATTGCGGGCATGAAATTGTCGACGATCTTGAAGGTGAAGCGCGAACTGTCCCGGATGTTCGCCATGACTGACTGTGGGGAGCTTAACCATTTCCTCGGCATGAAGATACGGTACGATCGGTCAAGCGGAAAGATGACGTTATCTCAAGAAAATagtctggagaaaatcttccagaagttcGGCATGTCGCAGTGCAACCCTACAAGGACCCCGATGCACAGTGGCCCAAGGCTggccaaaagtaaaaaaaaaatgaagtttgcaaattccttctcgaatattttttcttgatttcttcagtattgaataacaattctccaaagtttcagatcgattggtgtatatttcgatttttcaaagcatgtgacctggagagatgtcagctgaaattgacccttttgaatttttcaaatttcgtaaagtttgttctatagaaattgcagtttctgtactaaatcatgaccaaatctttctcaactggtctcattcgaaagaatataccttaggctttgttttgaagatattttgaaccatatttgacatgtttaccatttgagaatgtcaagaagtgtataacatagagctccttcaaaaataagtaattttttcaaaggtagttcaagatatttgggaaacgctctaaaatgatcacttacccctcaatgtgtggcaaatattccatagtattcgatgtacaatggcttcacttgcgcttttttgcgctaaaataagaaaaaatattttttagttacaCTACGAATCAGCCCATCAGACCATCGTACTTGTTATAAATATCGCAGTTTTTTCCATTATATGCTCCCCAATAGATTTAAGAAGCACCTCGAGCTTGCCCACGATATTGAACTTCAAATGGGCATCGAAATAATGACGTATCATTCAATTTTGATCTGGATACggatttcatttattgaattaaaaaaatgtgcttttttaatctaattctgtcaaatgtaccggaaatatcgattttctatttcagcgactatttcttccaaattacctctaaaatcatgttttgtcaaataattagcaattttgaacgtttttagtgagaattgtacttttggccagtATTTGTATGGAATGCGGCCACTGTGCGATGGAGAAGGGTTTGCAGCTCGATCGTAAAGTAACCGAAGCCTTTGACGAACCGTACCGTGAACTTTTGGGGAGCCTGATGTACGTGATGGTGTCCACGCGGTCGGACATCTGTTTTCCAGTCGGGTACCTTGGGAGGTTCCAATCCCAACCCGGACAGCAGCACTGGACCGCACTCAAACGAGTGGTGCGTTACCTAAAAGGAACGATGGACCATTGACTTACGTTTTACCGAGATGACCGAGCGCTACCCCTGATCGGATTCGCGGATGCAGACTGGGCTACCGACACAGAGGACCGGAAGTCAGTTAGCGGATTCGTTTTCCAAGTGTATGGATCGACGGTTGTATGGTCAAGCAAGAAGCAAACGACGGTGGCCACTTCGTCAAGTGAAGCAGAGTATGTGGCATTGAGTGCTGCAGCATCGGAAGCAGTATGGCTGGCCGGAATCCTCAGTGATTTAGGTGAGAAGACGATCGAACCAGTGACCATATTCGAAGACAACCGTGGATGTATCGGTATGGCCAAGAACGTGGAGAGCAAGAGAGTGAAGCATATAGACATCAAGCATCATTTTCTGCGAGATCTTGCTGGTGGGAAGTTGCTAGTTGAACCGATTGCAAGCGTAAACCAACTAGCTGACTTCTTCACAAAGGCCTTGGACGTTGGACGATTTGAGGAACTTCGGAAGAAGCTAGGAGTGTCCCAACGAGAGGGGGTGTAAACGTAGTAGCCGTTGGTTTACTGACGTGAGCGCCCGCGCAATCTTTTCAACCCCATTCCACATCAAGACACCGAAGTGTACAGACCGTTTCCTGTTAATAAACCTTGTTCGTTATTGTTAGAACCCGTGTCCTGGTCATTTCTCCCAGCCCTGTCCGCATTAGATTCCATCAAAAACGttacgtcgataatcgattctgcacaatttctgcggaaggcactcactgtacccacatttgccagctctacatttaatgcggccagggatttcaacaaaaatttgcCTCCTGGGTTGATGTAGCGGCTACACCACTCCACtacccatgcattaaagtcaccagctatcactactggctgccgattagctagttcggctatcatcctgtcgaccatgtgggaacattcctcaatcgaccaccttgaaggcacgtaacaactgcaatagaacacgccgttgatttttgctatcgcaaaaccgtcatttaagatagagactacttcttggattgggtatcgtcctgtcgtccctatagcagCTAGCTGTttagacctatccgccacccagttcccgttgttggctggtatgtggtatgggtccgatagtaacaccacgccagtcttggtttccgagactgactgccaaagcagctgcagGGCTGCATCACAGAGGTTTGAATTTAACACGTTCGTGGTGGTCGACTACTTCGCCTACCGTGGATCCGTGCCGacggctgataataacgttagccgtgaaatacagaTTCGCATCATCGCAGTGGTTTAACATAGCCTCCACAAGAAGCAGCGGTCAAAAAAGTTTCatacccgcaccaaatgtaccttTACAAAACGCGCATAAGGCAGTGAGATTACCATTGATCTATTAACACAAGCCGTTAGCGAAACATCATTTTGCTATATTTGAGTCGAGCTTACTTTGTCTTtctaatcaaaataataactattCTATCGGAATTGAGCAGCACCGACGCCAACTCAATTTGGTTATCACAATTTTCTGCTTTTGGAAAATGCACGTCATGTGGCGATAAAATAATACTAACTATACCAACTATTAAATGCACCTACATTTAGTGAGATTCTTCTTCGATATCGTCCTCCATGAGGGCTATCAtgtcaagatcgatcaattccGTCACCTAAAATAGCGAACATGTGTGAACTATGATTATACTAACAGATCATTCAACTACTCACCAGCATCAAATCTTCCTTCAGTCCTATGTCCTGCATTCCGGACTGCGAGTTCACGTTGGAAACGATGTTCCGCGCCTTAACCAACCACTGGATGAACGCCTTCTTCTGCTCGACGGTGATCCGGAAAAACTCGGCAAAACCTTTATGCTGCTCCTGAAGGTCCTCCCAGCTGCAGAGACTGTGCCGCAAGATGGCAGCATTTTGGTACGACGACAGCAACTTCAGAATCAGGAAAAACGCCCGCATGTCCCGTTTCTGTTTGATGCAGTCCAGTTTGAGTGCGCCGAGCTGCGAGAGGACATCGTCGAACCCGAACAGCCGGTACATGGCAATTGATTCGGCTGGTGCGCTATAGTGACGGATCCCGGCGAATACCAACGTGATCGAAACGTAGTAGAAGAGCTTCTGGTTTAGAACGGTCAGTTTCTTGATCACGTGAACCAGATTCATGCCTTTCAGGGGGATATCCTCGAATAAGCTCTTGCTGATGGTGTGAATCTGTTAAaaccagagcgttaatgattaacgggtGCCAAAGAAAATGAAGCTCACTTTGATTAATTACGGGTACCTATGttggaaatttgcaaaaaaaaaaaactaacataAACGAAAGTATGGCAAACGTTTGATTCAGAAAATTCATCAGAATTGAGAAGAACAAAACATCGAAAGTTCTGTTTTGAATCATACGAAGAGTTAATTGACAATTAAAAATTGAGATGCTTTCAGATTTATTTTCTCAGTCTAGGGTTATACAAACGACTAATGTTGAGGAGAAACACCACGAATGACCTTTGCAATACAAATAATTACCAATCAtctttggggacggacctggtgtaggggttagaacacaagcctctcacgccgaggacctgagatcgaatttcatccccgagatagtcacgtATAAcataaaagttatagtgacgacttccgaTAGTCACTTATAAtataaaagttatagtgacgtcTTCCTTCGTGGAAGTAAAGcagttggtcccgagatgaactagccaagggcaaaaaatctcattaataaagataaaaaaaacttatcatcTCTCTTTCATGATGCTTCTCTATCTATATATTTTATAGCTTGAATgtgggaaatcccgggattttttgtcccggaaaGTCCCGGGATGCACACTCTAGTAATGCTTCATGGCCTTATTTGGCTTTGTTATAACGTTCGCGAATGTAAAGCAAAATCAAGCTGAACGagtttgggttcgatttccgatcagttcaaaatattttacttGGCAGGACTGGTAGCCCTAGAAAGACTtgtctctctatttttgatgaaagaaccctgtcctttggttcagaaaggggtacgggcgcgttctgccaactcggtcgaggcagatttcttgtgtgaacaagttacaacatggacgttctaaagtgccagaatgaagtgttgtgcttgtggggagcacttgaagatgggatggaaggtcattacttcgcgttcgtgctatacttctgcttatctataaagttatatacaataactGACCCTTAacttaactatttaaattaaaatttgcaaCTACAATAATCGCTTTGAGCTTACTAACATGTTGTCGCGTTAATTtaatcataatgatcttttatctacatccgtcgaaccattctgaatggccgttgtgagaatatcactaaAAACTTCCCTCGTACGCCAGATAGCTGAacacagggtggccaccaaatatccattttgaaattcccgcttttttcccgattttcccggtataattttctaaattttcccggtttttaattgAGGAGCCCAAACGCAAAAGGGTGACCCTTTGGCCGGTTTTTAATTGAATATACTAAAAAATTAACTGATTTTTtcatccaataaaaaaaaactatattattCGTAAAAGATTGGCTTTTTTTTGGCTCCCGTAAAATTAgtatggaacaaaaaaaaaataagtcgaTTGTCTCAAAACTGAGTTTTTAATCCCCCCAATTGTGCGAATAGGACGGTTTCTACTCTTGgtacttttgattcattttgacaTGGGTTTATTTAAAAGCTACCAAGTCCATATTTATCAGCTGTCAGCTGTCCTGGCAAACGTTATATTGACcagtactgcccataaaagcataactgtcccatattgattttcgaaccaacacctttttacatcgcaacattcatgttatACTATATACTATACTAAACATATAAAACTtaacacattttgtttgaaaatgtagtggaaaaatatgaagttggtgtagttccatattgaaaaataaaggcataacaatcgctatatgaactttcaagcCCAAAATCAACTGCGAATTTGGATTTATGtctaagtttatattttttgttgatcaatagaagcaaaatgagtaaTCTGTGTGTTGGTGTTGAATGAAAATGTCATCCAGAAAATATctagaaaattataaagatTTGTATGAGATGGCAAACTTAAAACTTTGAGCGTTGTTTTCTCAATGCATACTAAtttcatatgggacagttatgcctttatgggaaGAGTAGGCCATAGTGGTTTTGACAAAAATCCCGAAGTTTATGTCCAATTTGCATTTCCCGTTTTTTCAACATTCTCAGAGgattaataaaaatattattcttcAAACACACGTTGGAGTCCttgatgaaaaaagtgaaagcattcgtgcctattctgcgcggcgtgtgaggtgacacgagtcgaatgaggtgacaattgtcgactcgctcccatttgattaacataagtcgtctcacgtcactcgcggtgagagcgagtcgtctcgactcacacgccgcgcagaataagcacgatTATTCACATCGATCGTCacgttctcaagccaactcgtggcatacaaacaccattccaattTAGTTCATATACACGCAAATAAAACCGTTCCTAAAAATGAGCACTATCAGTCATGAACTCTGGAACAAGCTGATTTTCGCTTtacgaaaatacaccatgaatagAAATCACGAATCCGGGAACTAAGTTCCACAAATCGTGCGTAACGCCTGCTCACTGATCACTGACAGCTCAGAGAAATCATGGAAACGCGATATTTGTTCTGGTTAACGAGAACTCCTTTCACGTATACAAGAACACTGTTCTGGATCGCGTTCTGTATATTTTTGATTATAATGACAACTTTAAAAACCCCATCATTTAGCTCACTTTCTCAAGAAAAGTTTTGGGGAATTTTCTTCCGAAATAAGAGAAGCTATTGTATGTTTTCATTAAGGCAACATAGCAGAGAATTCACAAGTTGCACATATGAAAACCTCCCCGAAAactgcaaaatttggttgagtTGCAAAAGAAAAACTCCCATCGTTCGCCCCGTTGTAGAAGCAGCTACGCTCTCGAGGAAAAATATCTGCTATCAGTTGCATATTCAGTCCATTTGAGTAGCAGGCTTCATTTTTAGCAGAAGCAACGTCGGGATAGGCGaccaattcaattaaaatttactTGCAACTAAACAATCTGCTGGAAAACAAAAAGATTTTGCCAGAAAATGAATGGCATCTTCACTCTCGAGTCTGTTTTGTTGAGTGCTACTACGCATGCGTTATTATTATTGACAGCGCGCATGAACAGAGTTCGCGCTAGCTGGAACAGGCTGGAACCAAATCACAAATATGAATTTAGAGGTTTTCAATATCGTGATTTCAGAATCATGGTATTGG is a genomic window containing:
- the LOC5569467 gene encoding uncharacterized protein LOC5569467, translated to MEDQSGCFEQVLQDFHKNENHIRLISQEPERLDDEGFVQICLSCESVGIGELPSALQPLMERLLATSDGASDGQMLPDVMEERGSILKETVAEILDRIDEFNTLDQYIWLVKFSCGLCLLKNLPIGMSFEINKVIRSVAGLDTEQYEFCPVTIHTISKSLFEDIPLKGMNLVHVIKKLTVLNQKLFYYVSITLVFAGIRHYSAPAESIAMYRLFGFDDVLSQLGALKLDCIKQKRDMRAFFLILKLLSSYQNAAILRHSLCSWEDLQEQHKGFAEFFRITVEQKKAFIQWLVKARNIVSNVNSQSGMQDIGLKEDLMLVTELIDLDMIALMEDDIEEESH